The Streptomyces uncialis genomic interval CCGGCGGATCGCGGGCAGGCTCCCCCGTCACGGGGCGGTCGCGGTCCGGCGGGCGCTGTAACCAGCCACACAGGTATTGTCAAGAGCAGACTACGAATCACACACCGACCGCGCTGAAACGATCACAAATCGGACGCAGGCGAAAGCAGGGCGCGGCGACGAGATGGAGGGCACGCGTGACGCGCAGCGTGTACGTGACCGGGATCGACAGGGGCGACGGCCGCCAGGTCGTGGAGCTGGGGGTCATGGAGATCCTGACCCGCCAGGTCGACCGCGTGGGGGTGTTCCGTCCCCTCGTCCATGACGGTCCGGACCGGCTGTACGACCTGCTGCGTGCCCGCTACCGGCTGTCCCAGGACCCCGCGTCGGCGTACGGCATGGACTACCACGAGGCGTCCACGATCCAGGCCGAGCAGGGCACCGACGAGCTGGTGTCACGGCTGGTGGACCGGTTCCACCGGGTCGCCGAGGAGTACGAGGTGGTCCTGGTGCTCGGGACCGACTACGCGGCGACGCAGCTCCCGGACGAGCTGGCGCTGAACGCCCGGCTCGCGAACGAGTTCGGGGCGTCGGTGCTGCCGGTGGTGGGCGGCCGTGGGCAGACCGCCGAGTCGGTACGCGCGGAGGCCCGTAACGCGTACCGCGCTTACGAGGCGCTGGGCTGCGATGTGCTCGCGCTGGCGGTGAACCGGGTGGACCCGAAGGACCGTGACGTCATCCATGAGCGGCTGGAGTCCCGGCTGCCGGTGCCGTGCTGGGTGCTGCCCGACGAGCCCGCGCTGTCGGCGCCGACCGTCGCGCAGGTGACGCACGCCCTCGGTGGCACGGTCCTGCTGGGCGACGACTCGGGGCTGGCCCGGGACGCGCTGGACTTCGTGTTCGGCGGGGCGATGCTGCCGAACTTCCTGGCGGCGCTGACCCCGGGCTGTCTGGTGGTGACGCCCGGGGACCGCGCGGACCTGGTGGTGGGCTCGCTCGCCGCGCACAGTTCGGGCACCCCGCCGATAGCCGGGGTGCTGCTGACCCTCGGGGAGCGGCCGCCGGAGCAGATCCTGACGCTGGCCGCGCGGCTCGCGCCGGGCACCCCGGTCGTCTCGGTGCCGGGGAACAGCTTCCCGACGGCGGCGGAGCTGTCGGGTCTGGAGGGCAAGCTGAACGCGGCGACGCCCCGCAAGGCGGAGACCGCGCTCGGGCTGTTCGAACGGCATGTCGACACGGCGGCGCTGATGAGCCGGATCTCGGCGCCGAGCAGTACCCGGGTCACCCCGATGATGTTCGAGCACAAGCTGCTGGAGCGGGCGCGCGAGGACCGCCGGCGGGTGGTGCTGCCGGAGGGCACCGAGGAGCGGGTGCTGCGCGCGGCGGACGTGCTGCTGCGGCGCGGGGTGTGCGACCTGACGCTGCTGGGCGATGTGGAGGTGATCCGCAAGAAGGCCGCCGACCTCGGGGTGAATCTCGCGGACGCCGATCTGGTCGATCCGCAGACCTCCGAGCTGCGGGACCGTTTCGCGGCGCGGTACGCGCAGCTGCGGGCGCACAAGGGCGTCAGTGTGGAGCTGGCGTACGACGTGGTCGCGGACGTGAACTACTTCGGCACGCTGATGGTCCAGGAGGGTCTGGCGGACGGCATGGTGTCCGGTTCGGTGCACTCGACGGCGGCGACGATCCGTCCGGCGTTCGAGATCATCAAGACCAGTCCGGGCGCGAAGATCGTGTCGTCGGTGTTCTTCATGTGCCTGGCCGACAAGGTCCTCGTGTACGGCGACTGCGCGGTGAACCCGGACCCGGACGCGGAGCAGCT includes:
- the pta gene encoding phosphate acetyltransferase, which encodes MTRSVYVTGIDRGDGRQVVELGVMEILTRQVDRVGVFRPLVHDGPDRLYDLLRARYRLSQDPASAYGMDYHEASTIQAEQGTDELVSRLVDRFHRVAEEYEVVLVLGTDYAATQLPDELALNARLANEFGASVLPVVGGRGQTAESVRAEARNAYRAYEALGCDVLALAVNRVDPKDRDVIHERLESRLPVPCWVLPDEPALSAPTVAQVTHALGGTVLLGDDSGLARDALDFVFGGAMLPNFLAALTPGCLVVTPGDRADLVVGSLAAHSSGTPPIAGVLLTLGERPPEQILTLAARLAPGTPVVSVPGNSFPTAAELSGLEGKLNAATPRKAETALGLFERHVDTAALMSRISAPSSTRVTPMMFEHKLLERAREDRRRVVLPEGTEERVLRAADVLLRRGVCDLTLLGDVEVIRKKAADLGVNLADADLVDPQTSELRDRFAARYAQLRAHKGVSVELAYDVVADVNYFGTLMVQEGLADGMVSGSVHSTAATIRPAFEIIKTSPGAKIVSSVFFMCLADKVLVYGDCAVNPDPDAEQLADIAIQSAATAEQFGVDPRIAMLSYSTGTSGSGADVDKVREATGLVRSLRSDLRVEGPIQYDAAVEPSVAATKLPESTVAGQASVLIFPDLNTGNNTYKAVQRSAGAIAVGPVLQGLRKPVNDLSRGALVQDIVNTVAITAIQAQGPATRPPAPPSDPSGTPTV